The Melospiza melodia melodia isolate bMelMel2 chromosome 19, bMelMel2.pri, whole genome shotgun sequence genome includes the window GGAATGAGCCAAGCCTGGGCTGGGGCCATGGATAACACTCAGAGAGCACTCAGGGCTGTTCCTGGCTGATCCTGGGGGCTCTGCTCGAGTTCTCTGCCTGCCTTGGGGATAGAAAGCACCAGCAGAGGGGCCTTGGGAAGAAACATGGCACCGGGCTGTGCTAAAGGTGAAATCCACAGCCCAGGCTTGATGtggggccctgcagggatggtgtgggtgaaatgcactgctgtggggccctgcagggatggtgtgggtgaaatgcactgctgtggggccctgcagggatggtgtgggtgaaatgcactgctgtggggcactgcagggatggtgtggGTGAAATGCATTGctgtgggacactgcagggatggtgtgggtgaaatgcactgctgtgaggcactgcagggacagagcatcCTCCAGGAGAGCCTCTGAAAGCTCCCTGGGTGATGGGACTCCGATGGATCTCCCTCAGCCATGGagacagggcagcagcagctgtgagagCCAAACTGGGGCAGCTGGGGTGCCATGGCAACATTCACCGTGAGGTGTGGCACAGGTgaagctgctgcctgcagctcttCCCTCTTGGTTTGTCTCCTGGATTGCCTCCCATGGCTGAGAGCCACTCGCTGAGCAGCTGCCTGCAATAGTGCCTTGAAAGTGTGATTGCTGCAAATGTGTGATGTAGGGAAGAAAAGTGCTGGTTTATGCCTCATTTTCACTTCTTAGTAATCATTGCTCCTCATGAAAACCTCTAAATAAAACTTTTTGATTGTAGTAGTTTTTTAGTGAAGCTGTTCCTCATCAGCCTAGGCCTCCCTTCTGCCAAACTTCTCTAAAATCTTACTGATGTCTCAAGCAgaagtttctttttttaaaaaacaatggGAGATTAATAATCTAATTTAGGTTTCCTTCACTCCCCTTTGAGGAAAGATGTCAACTCAAACCTATTGCACAGATGGAGAAAGAAGTAATTGTCACATGGAGCTGCCACACAGACTCAGTGCTGGAGTTTTGCTGTGCTCCAGATCCCCCCAGCTGATGTGTGACAGATTTCCTGTCCCTGTGTTGACAACAGGATTCACAGCAGCTTTCAGCAGTTTGAGTGGTTATTTGGGTGTTTGTACCATGTTTTGTCATTCCTACATAAAAGTGTTCAGTGATCATTAACAGGAGTTCAAGTGTCACATCACCAAATTGCTGACTGCAAATGCTGAGGGAGAAAAAAGAGGAATATTTTTGGCCAGGTAGTTGCATAAATGACAGGGCTTGGTGGGAATTATGAATATAATGATACTTCAGTTATTACAGTGACAAAAGGGGATTTTTAACATCTAGATCCATTCTAGAGGTCTCTTTTTAATTACAGGAGCTGACTTAGAATTGCTGTACATCTGTCCCTTAGCTGTAAAATGAAGGTTTTCATTATTTGCTGCTTCCATCACTGTTTGTTCCCAGagattttgtactggtttgatgtgaccacagcagagcacatttccCTCAGGTCTGCCCAAAAGGAATGGGCTAAAAGCTGCTGCAAAGGTCAGCATTGTTGGTGAAAGGCAAGATCTTGTGCAGCACCATTGAGAAGTGCCATCCTTAGTTTGCCACAGCTCTCTGTGTGACTGTGCTCAActgagcagtgcctccagcctaaATTTCTGCTCTTTAAAGTGTAAACATTGCATCTTTATCTCACAGTGGTGCTGGGAAACTGTGTCAGCTTAGTGTGTGCAAGTCTCAAAATCCCTAAAGAAGCTGAAGCACTGAATGTTACCACCTGTGTGGGCACAGGCTGTGCAATTGTGAGCACATCCAGGGAACATTCTCATTCCCCAAGAAACAGGGTTTCATTACAACAGGTTTTTGTCCCATGCAGAGAGAACTCTACCAACATTAgcaaccatgggtctgatcacatCTCAGGTGTGGGTGTGCtccaaacccaaaacccaacaggAGTTTACACAAGCAATGATCACACAGAACACCTCCCTTATTATTTTCAGCCTTGCCTAACTTTCAGAAGAAACAGCAAAGCACAGCATAACTCTAATCTTACCAATATGGTTATTATCATCTGCAATAAAAATGTCACCTCAGGTATTAGCAGCGCTGCTAAATCACTGGCCTGACTTGAAGTCTTCCATCTGGAGTTGTAAGTTAAGGACAGTTTATCACAGGAGTGATTTATTGTGTAAACAGATCTTGCTGCTGGCATTTAGGAGAACGTGGCTGCCACTCAGCCAAATTCTTTTATCACACTTGACTGAAGTTCCCAGCCTTGAATTATTAGTTAATAATATCCAAGAGAAAGCATAATTTATTGTTTGAGTAAACTTTGAAACATAAAAACAGTGTCTTAGCTCCCAGACTTAGTGCTTGCCTTAGGCAAAGCATTTTTCTTTCAGCACAAAATTGTAATAGAACAGGAGTAAGATTTGTAACTAATTCCAACACTTCCTGCATGTGTAATTTACCTAATGGCAGAACACAATCTCCTGAGCTGTTCTTCCCTCATTTCTGTATTGTAACACCAACAGCCTTCATGAGCAGAGGTCAATCACACACAGTCAGACATGTCCAAACCTCAAAATTTAAAAGTATCACATCTGTGGTTTCCTGATAGGGAAATTTAACACCATCCCTTTTTTATAATTTCATCTGTTTTATCATGAGGGCTTGATGAAACCCACGAGTTTCCCCCTCAGAGGCACTTGTGGCTAATTTAGAGCAGAAAGTTCTTTCATTGATGGGAATAACCTCTTCTGACAACAATTCCTTAGCTTTTAAGGTATTATTTACAGCAGTGCCATGATACCAACAGCCAGCAGATGCCAGCACACACACGAGCACCGAAAGTGCCTCTTTCATGCTGAAGGAGGGAGGGTGCATGGGAGAAACAAAGCCCAGTCCTCAAAACTTTAAGAGTTTATTATGGGATAATAAAGGACACATCAATAATGCAAAAGTAACAGTTCTGGGTGTGTGGCAACAGCCAGAGGCTCCCCCATTTCTTTAGCAAGCAGTCCTTGGTACTATTGCATTGCATTACTTCCCCAAATGACTGCACTTTTTCGGAGCCTGTTTAccacagctctgcctctggctGCCCCAGCATTGTGTAAGTCCATAGCTACAGTCTCAGGCATCTTTCTGATGCCACTTCAGACTTGGTTTTCTGCTTTTATGGCACTTTGTTCTCTGCCTGGGCTGTTTTGGACttaagcagcacagaatctgaaacatataaaagctaaaacctgaggcatcaatacATTTTGCAAGAGGAGTCATGTCTTGTGATCCATCCTTTGCAAGCCTGCTTACATCCTGTGATGGCCTTGCTTCATGCAGTTTGTTATACTGTTCACAAAAGCAATTATAATTTGCACAGTAGCTACAAAAGCAGttactttttaaaaacatttttatttataataattTGCAAAAGCAAATTTATAATAGTGAAAGTCAACTGTTCAATAGCAGATTGTAAGAGTGAAGAGCTGTCCCATGTGTATGCAGAGAAGAAGTGAACTTTCTCTTCAATGTTTCATTGTCATATATAAAGAATATAAAATGTGGCACTGTACTAAACTTAATCTTGGATTTAAAGAGGCCACTTATTAGACAAAGGACTATACAGTGGTCTAGCAGGTAACTGCCTTCTCTCTTCAAAACTGACTTATTTCCATATGGAACTCTGCCTGGAATTTCAGGCCTAGTTTGATCTAGGGTTTTTTCCTTTGCATACTGAATTGAGGATCCTTAATATCAGATCTTCCATTTGTGTCAGTGCCAAAATCCCCCCATCACCTCTGCACAGAGGAACATTGAGACATGCCAGGTTTTTGGCTGCCCACCTGAAACAGTGGAAGAGTGAAAGGCCAGGTGCTCATGCTGCAAACACTGCAATCCCTTCATGCACAGATGGTTCTTTTTGCTGAAATTGTCACTGCTCCTGCCAAAAGCCTTTGCAGCACCATAGTCACTTCTGACATTAACTGAGTGATGGAGATCACTTCTGACAGACTCttccagagcagaaaacattgggCCCAGAGTGTTCAAACAATCACCAGGCAATCCTCACTGCAAACAGAGATGGAGCCAGGGGAGTTTCTGGGCTCTACCTCTCCTTCCTCACAGGTGTCCCCATAATCTTCCAGGGCGCTTTGGTAATGCACTTTCTAAAGAAGGGAAGAAACAATGCAAGTGCACACAAAAGCTCCTACTGCCTTTTGGCTGAAAACTCCAGACAAAAGCAGTTTAATTAGCAGATATGCCCTTTTAGCAGTTAATTAGCAGTTGTGACCTTCGTTTAGGCAGTCATGCCTTGCTACCTGGAACACAAGTGAGTTGAGCTCACCCAACCGAGCTGATGCTGAATCTCACAATCTGACAGGCATGGGACACACAGCACACTCAGCTTCTCTTACCCAGAATCCGGCCCACATTGCTGACTCCATTCCGGACTCTGGCCGGAAATCCGATCCggatttgtttggttggttttttattttGCCAACTCCATTCCAGAGCTCCGACTGGAATCCGGCCCGGGTTTTCCTTTTTGCCAACTCCATTCCAGACCCCGGCTGGAAATGCGGTCCAGGTTTTCCTTTTGCTGACTCCATTCCAGACTCCAGGGGAAATCCGGTCCAGGTTTTCACTTTTGCCAACTCCATTCCAGACTCCGCCTGGAATCCGGTCCGGGTTTTCCATTTTTCCGGCTCCATTCCGTACTTTGGCCAAAATCCAGTCCGGGTTTTCCCTTTCTGCTGAATCCGGTCCGGGTTTTCCCTTTTGCTAACTCAATTCCAGACTCTGGCCATAATCCAGCCCGGGATTTCCCACACCCTGGATCCCGGATGGAACTGCCCAAAGATGAAGGAAAATTCCGTATTTTTCTGGCTTCCCTTCGCCAGCAGGAGCCGGGATGTGCTGAGCCACCCCCTCCACCCGACAGCATTGAAATTCTCCCCAAGAAAATTCAGTGGTGCCATCTTGAGAAAGAAATACAACGCAGCAACAAACAGGGCAGTGTCTCACTTTTATTGTAGCAAATATACGGGACCTTTGAATGACAAGATCACTTTCCCAAGGAATTACTAGCAAAAATATCCACAAAAAGTTCAAATAAATAGGAATACATGAATATCAACATCAAAAGCTGGTCTGCAAATCCTCAGTTAATCAAGGTCAGTCCTTCCAGCATGGTCTGTTTATTTTTCAGATGAAAACCCACCAATGCAATGGGAGCAACAAAGGCTCAATACCTTTAAAATAAGGCAAAAAATAGTGCATTCTAGGCAATTTCATACTGTAGAAATTTTATGTATCAGCTCCAAAAAAGCACATACTGGCTGAAAAAACTGTCAAAATTCTCTCAGAATTCTAACAAGATCCTTTAAATAGCAAATACAAGGTCCAAGTTACCTGAAACAATGAATGAAAAAGAGAAAGGACACAaacagtgacaggatgagggcAGATCTCAGGGTCTGCAGTCAAACAGGACAACTCAGCCCAATGGAATcagcacctccctccctccctgcagcattATCCTGCTGTATCCCACTGAAAACCAGGTGGGAAAATTACTGCCCTCAGCATGAGATGCAAGCAGTGGAGAAAAAAGGAACATGGCAAGAGAAAAACAATATtgctttaaatattaaatatttcaattttaaaggaaaacagtttATACATATTAGAGTGAAATTCTGTTTCTTCACATCTTCTAACAGGGTCATTTCACTGAAAATAACTGAGTTGTTCAAAGTTTATACTCATGCAACTTGAAGCAGAGTCTGGCTGTTTATTTGAAGTACAACCTGAGCATATTTGTTCTGTAGGTAATACTGCAGAACAATAAACCTTTAcattctctagcaaaaaaaataaatcattctGTTTAAATATCTCACATCACAGTAATCTGTTCTTCTTCAAGAAGCATCACCAGTGCTAGGCTTAGATCCACATGATCATATTGCTAAATTTTGTATTAAAAAGGCAGATAGCCACACAAACACGGTGCTGGGGAAGTATCTTAAGTAATTAATATTAAACTGAATGTGTTTGATGGAATAAATTTTTCTGCTCTGTTCAGAAGTGTTTCTAAAGACAATATCCagcaatacaaaataaaataaatataaaccaCAGTCCTCTTCATACAAGGAGCTCTTTTCACCTGTAGGCCCAGAACACAGTGAAGTTAAAATAGAGACAGGATAAAACCCAGCCCTTGGAGATCTGCTCAGCCAAGAACTGTTGAGGCAAACACAGAATTTCTGTGTATGAACAAAGACAAGCATGTCAGAAGTACCAAATCAATGACAGAAATTAGGCTGGTGTGATTATCACAGGAGACAAACCTACTTGGCCAGATCCCAGTGCTGAACAAGTTTTCAGACTCCTTTAAAGTGCCATCACCACCTCCACCTGCTTCCCTTCTCAGTCTCCAACAACAGACTGGAGTCCATATTACAAATATTACATTCTAACTTTCCTACCTCTGTGACAAAAGACTTTTCCCAGTGCCAATCACATTTGCTCTGGTCACAGCTGGTTGAAATGGAGTTTATTCTTAGAGAAGGGATCATGCAAAATGTGCCTGTATCTACATGCCCTCCTTACAACCCCAGGAAAGCTTCAATTTAGAAATTTCAGCATCCAGCAATATTCAATGCTATAACAACATGCTAAATTATTTACTGGATCTaagagttttttttaaaaaattgttattCTGATTATTGCCTGGATCCTGCTCACCTCAGGTTTGGAGCTTGTAACAGTGAAGTAGAACAGTGCATTAAAATCCTGATTATTGGCAAAGCAGCTCTCCTGTTTTTCACTACTGCTCATGTGAATCAGGAACACTTGGCTAAGGCAGGCTCGCAGAATTTGGCCAGAGCTTGAAATATTACACTGGGTGCAGGAACCTTTCATCTAAAAAAGCTGAAATACAGGAGGCTGGACCAAAACAAAAGGGTGAAACAGCAACCCTGGGATGTGCTggtcctctgcagctgctggtgttCATCCCATCCTGAGTGCCACCACCTCTGACACAGCCACCTCCTGCTCCTCGAGCATCTCAGAGTCAGTTCCACTTGAATTGCATAGAGCTCAATGTACATGCAACTACAGCTCATATTAAGTGTAACTTTACAAATACTGATTCTGGACATGAAATACTGTCTATTACATTCATTTCCTTTACCAATTCAAAATTTCACATTTGGTCTCCAGTAGACTAggaaaaaaaccactaaaaatattTCTTAGGCTATTCCTGAGCAATGTTTTTATGTACTGTAAAATACTCTATTACTACATTTCTTAATATTCTCACTTTTCAAACTACATATAAATTCATGCTTTGAAATTTTACAAAGCTGAAGATCTGGTAGGCACAATGAAAGATAGAAACAGCTAAGCATCTTAAAACCAAGATGAGCTCACCAAGAGAAGTGCAATTTAGCTATATACATAATGTACTCTTTAGTATTTGCTACTTTTTCATTTTCTGTCACAATGTGAAGGATCCTCTTGCAGAATCTGGTCCATCAAAGCTCAGCTCATTTCTCATGAAGATTGGGACTGGTGGCTGAGGAGGAAAATACCTCACCAGGATTTGAAAGTGAAAGTAAAAAACATTCTTTAGAATTTCATCTTAACAAGATCCTGTCCCCATCTCCTGTGATTGATTTGAAATTCTAATAGATCAAGTGACACTTGAATATTCTCAGAACTGTCCTTTGTATTCTCCTGTGTCTCACAGACATAAGAGAAGACAGAAGGCCCAAGCACAGGACCCAGTCCTGGTTGTACAATTTCCTTCTGCAGGACATTTCCCCATCTCACCTCCCTGAGCCTTAAGAAGCCAAGCTAGACTGGACCACAGGATAAATAAGAGTCATCTCAGATGACTAAAAATAGGTATCTTCTGTATCAAAATATATCTTTGCTTGAACTTACAACACCCTTTAAATTCTTCCCCTAAGAGTCTGTTTCTTATGTTTTGAGGGGCCACCAGGTCTGAAAACCAGGCCACACAGTCTCTGCTAAAAGCCTTAGTTTGCATGACTCAAACATATCCATGTGCAATTTGAAATCTGGTCATTTCCcctaaatgacaaaaagcatCAAGGCCTACAAAATGAACTTCCAGGAAAGCTGTCTGTAAACACAGTAAAGATCCCAGGGTATAAAAATACACATTCCATTTTCTTAATCTGTCATTATTGATGCTGTCTGGTCCCTAATACTTTGTCTTAAAAAGAATTCTTTCTgcattaaaatatttcaaaacattATCTCCattcttcttcttctcaaaaaaataaaacctatttCATCCAAAAAATCCAATTCATCATCTTCTGTGAAGAATTAAGAGTTGACTTTGCATAGATAACAGGCTCCATTATTTTATAAAAACACCAAAATCAAACCTGTCTTACAAAAAGCACACCTGGGCAAGGAGAAAGAGCATGGGACCCTATTCCCTCACACCCAGCAGGGTAAATACAAGGAACACTCAGTGGTGCAGACAGAACGTTCTACACTTCTCTAAACTTCACACTGTGCTATTGTCATCCCCACTGAGCAATTATCAATATTTTTGAGGAAAGACCAATGGAAGACATTTGCCTTCAGAGAAAACATTTCCTGCTGGCTTAAGATCAAATCTATAGAAATGAACAGTGCTGACTCAGAACCACGTGCCAGGAACATTTTTTTCAGGATCATcctatgaaggaaaaaaaagatttttctgcACTGGCCAGATGCTTTCTAGCAGTCAAGAAGCATCAACATTCACTGAAATTTGCGTGGTGTTTGCTTTGTgccatttgtttttattttcctgtccACTGTTGGTTTTTTAGGAGGAACATAACTGCTGGCATTGCCATTTTTCTTTGGATTTGTACACACGTGTGTTTTTAAGCCTTTGATGGGAGCAGCTGCACCGTGGAACGTTGGGGTTTGCTTAGGGGGTCTGATGTTCCCAACACTTTGGATTTTAGGGCTGCTCTCGGGGGGCTGCAGACTGAGAAGCTGCTGCTTTGGAGCTGGTTTCTTCCTCAGGTCACTCCTTCCATCACCGGTTTGcctctggggagctgctgcaCCCCCAGTTCTCTCAGGAAGCCTCAGGGACCGCGCCGGGCGAGTGTCAGAGCAGGGCTCTGCCCTGAGACCCACAcagctcctgggcagcctggCACCCCCTTCCAGGGGCACGGCctgcctggggggcacagggctgagcaaggcTTTGCCTTTGCCGGGGCTCCTGAGGGCACGGCTGGGGCCGGGGGCGGTCTGGGGCCGCCCTTTGGTGGCCCTGCCCCTCTCGCTCTGCACCGTCTGCATCTGCAGccactccagctgcagcagccgcTCCAGGTACTTCTCCAGGGCCCCCGAGGGCTTGGGCCGGAATTCGGCTTTCCCTTCCACGTGGGCAAAGGTGgccagctgcttcaggtcccacGAGTTGAAAGGAGGGGGCAGGAAGTCGGGGTAGTAATACTCGGATTCTTTAAATCCCATTTCAGGGATGTGCTCCAAACAAAGCGGGTCGATTTCTTCAGCTCTGAGGATGAGCTCTGGTGGTGTGCAGGGAGAGGGGGGAATGGGAATCCTTTCTGAGTCAGAGAGGTCACTGGCACTATCATCTTCAGCATCTTCTTTAATAATTTGCACCGATTCAAAATCAAGAAACATTTCACCAACAGATGCTTCTTGCCATTTCGAAGAgcctgggctggctccagcaATGTATTCTTCGTGATTCCTCCCCAGCTGTTCTTTTCTACTGCAGTAAAAATGCTGAACTGGGACATCCTTAGCCCTACACAAGTTTTCTTGTGTGCTGCCCTTTGTGCCAGGGGGGATCTTGTGCAGGAAGGATTCGCTTTGATTTCTTTCTGGGGGACTCCTGTGCAGGAAATATTCATTTTGCCTCCTTTCTGGAGGACTCCTCTGCAGGAAATATTCATTTTGCCTCCTTTCTGGAGGGCTCCTCTGCAGGAAGGACtcatttttcattctttctggAGGACTCCTGTGCAGGAAGGATtcatttttcattctttctggAGGACTCCTGTGCAGGAAGGATtcatttttcattctttctggGGGACTCCTCTGCAGGAAGGATTCGTTTTGCCTCCTTTCTGGTGGACTCCTCTTTGGTCCTTGTGCACTGTGCAGTGAGCTGCAAACACTGGGGATCCTAAAGGAAAAGGAAGTTCATGTCCTGTTAGAATGGTCATTGCCTTTGAACAGCAGCTTACAAAGGTCTTGCCATCCCTTCAAGGATGGGGATCTGTCTCCATGACTGAAGCTAAAACTGGCACAGAAATTTGGTAATGAGGCAAAATCAATAACTGCTGCTAGAGATAACACTGCCTACTACTGATttgttgttgggattttttatGGTTTTGCCTCAGCACTCACTAAAGCAGGATAGCAAGTTTCCATTTTGGTAAGTTGAATTTGTTGTTCTCATAAATGATGATCTCTAAGCCAAATGCAGCTCCAATTTCATTACAAGCATTTTGTCAACCAGTTTGAAATGACCACACATTAAACAGATAATCTTAACATAAAATTTACCTTTTTGACTGATTATTGCCATCCAGCTGGTTCCTTCCCTTCTTATAAACATTTGCTTGGTGACCATCTTGAGTGTCATGGGAAATCTGAAGGGATATGAAAGTTTGTGATGTTATTAAGAAGCTGACTTAGAGTAGGTACCATTTTCATGTTAGAAAAGGGGATTATTTACCTTTTCAATGGCACTTGATACATTTTTGCCTAATCTTCCAGGAGGAGATTTCGCATAAGAAATTGGTTTATTTAGTCCTTTGGTGCTTGGATGGCTTTTTCCATTACTGTAACCACAAAGGATAAAACAGAATATCAGATATAAATAGCAGCATATATGAGTGTCAGAATGGAAGTACAATGAAAACTTGAGAGTATAACTGAGTTTAAAAAAGGGCTGATTGTCATTCTTAAAGTTCATCAGGACTATGCCACTATGGcaattttttgctttttatacTACAGTTGCACTGCTGTATTTTTAGTATTATTAATACAAAAGTGAATCTTTCTATCAGATGATATAATAATAGAATGTAGCCCTTATATAGAATCTTCTGTCAGAGGATCCCAAGCTTCTTTGGATATAATAAATATTACAGATATTTAACTACTGATTTTATAGTACCTGGTAGGTGCTCCAATTGCAATTTAGTAAAATCATTTATAAAGTGCAATATGAAGGTCACATATGAAGCCAAATCTTGCTTGTCTTCCCCATTTGCACATTCTCAACAAAATTCAAAGGATTATTCCTTTGAAGATAAGGAGTAGAAGTGAACAGGGAGCATAAGGTCTCTTCTGGTATTAATACAAAGTATTTCCCAATGAAGGCATAGGAAAATTCCTTATTTCATATTATAATAGGCTTGTGAAAATATTATTAAGAGAAAAAGCTCATATGAAAGCAAAAGGAATGGCATTACTGATCTGGGCAGCTTAGAACTAAAACATTGTTCCTTAATTAAACCAGATAAATTTCTGTGTAAAAACAGAATAAATAAATCAGCATATTCTGT containing:
- the FAM217B gene encoding protein FAM217B isoform X2, which produces MKTTKECNGKSHPSTKGLNKPISYAKSPPGRLGKNVSSAIEKISHDTQDGHQANVYKKGRNQLDGNNQSKRIPSVCSSLHSAQGPKRSPPERRQNESFLQRSPPERMKNESFLHRSPPERMKNESFLHRSPPERMKNESFLQRSPPERRQNEYFLQRSPPERRQNEYFLHRSPPERNQSESFLHKIPPGTKGSTQENLCRAKDVPVQHFYCSRKEQLGRNHEEYIAGASPGSSKWQEASVGEMFLDFESVQIIKEDAEDDSASDLSDSERIPIPPSPCTPPELILRAEEIDPLCLEHIPEMGFKESEYYYPDFLPPPFNSWDLKQLATFAHVEGKAEFRPKPSGALEKYLERLLQLEWLQMQTVQSERGRATKGRPQTAPGPSRALRSPGKGKALLSPVPPRQAVPLEGGARLPRSCVGLRAEPCSDTRPARSLRLPERTGGAAAPQRQTGDGRSDLRKKPAPKQQLLSLQPPESSPKIQSVGNIRPPKQTPTFHGAAAPIKGLKTHVCTNPKKNGNASSYVPPKKPTVDRKIKTNGTKQTPRKFQ
- the FAM217B gene encoding protein FAM217B isoform X1, with the translated sequence MGPGIQEYPLLLHRETQQRENHSHTNENHKGMVNNGKSHPSTKGLNKPISYAKSPPGRLGKNVSSAIEKISHDTQDGHQANVYKKGRNQLDGNNQSKRIPSVCSSLHSAQGPKRSPPERRQNESFLQRSPPERMKNESFLHRSPPERMKNESFLHRSPPERMKNESFLQRSPPERRQNEYFLQRSPPERRQNEYFLHRSPPERNQSESFLHKIPPGTKGSTQENLCRAKDVPVQHFYCSRKEQLGRNHEEYIAGASPGSSKWQEASVGEMFLDFESVQIIKEDAEDDSASDLSDSERIPIPPSPCTPPELILRAEEIDPLCLEHIPEMGFKESEYYYPDFLPPPFNSWDLKQLATFAHVEGKAEFRPKPSGALEKYLERLLQLEWLQMQTVQSERGRATKGRPQTAPGPSRALRSPGKGKALLSPVPPRQAVPLEGGARLPRSCVGLRAEPCSDTRPARSLRLPERTGGAAAPQRQTGDGRSDLRKKPAPKQQLLSLQPPESSPKIQSVGNIRPPKQTPTFHGAAAPIKGLKTHVCTNPKKNGNASSYVPPKKPTVDRKIKTNGTKQTPRKFQ